A stretch of Apis cerana isolate GH-2021 linkage group LG1, AcerK_1.0, whole genome shotgun sequence DNA encodes these proteins:
- the LOC108002000 gene encoding BLOC-1-related complex subunit 8 homolog: MIIINMTAKVYQPDQELETKVKKATERISENMHIVANEPSLAFYRLQEHVRKALPPMVEKRVEVLALQQQLLGRCYDVEYAVSAIKTMYGAEKSFENTLEFIKNAIFLKQQLKYEEQRRHKKDSNRDSVYKRLSAHIPTLDHLPDEISDVVRETANRVESMMNHARYSTDSQKTN; encoded by the exons atgataattataaatatgactGCAAAAGTATATCAACCAGATCAAGAATTGGAGACAAAAGTTAAGAAAG cgaCTGAAcgtatatctgaaaatatgcATATAGTTGCAAATGAACCATCTCTTGCATTTTATAGATTACAAGAACATGTAAGAAAAGCATTGCCTCCAATGGTGGAGAAAAGAGTTGAAGTACTTGCTCTTCAACAGCAACTTTTAGGTAGATGTTATGATGTAGAATATGCTGTAAGTGCTATTAAAACAATGTATGGTGCTGAAAAGAGTTTTGAAAATACTttagaattcataaaaaatgctATATTTCTTAAACAACAATTAAAGTACGAAGAACAACGTAGACACAAAAAAGATAGTAATAGAGATTCTGTATATAAAAGACTTTCTGCACATATTCCTACTTTAGATCATTTACCAGATGAAATTTCTGATGTTGTAAGAGAAACTGCCAATAGAGTAGAATCTATGATGAATCATGCCAGATATTCTACTGATAgtcaaaaaacaaattaa
- the LOC108001999 gene encoding translocon-associated protein subunit beta, giving the protein MKWYIIFAALAAFVFTTYAEEEEETARLLISKQLLNKYLVENMDIVIKYTVYNIGSAAALEVEITDNSFHPDHFTHVSGELNARIDRVPPYTNVSHTVVVRPRKFGYFNFTSAEVLYRRKEDAPSLQFAASSEPGEAVIVSFRDYDKQFSSHVVDWAAFAVMTLPSLAIPFALWYSSKSKYEKLLKTTKKH; this is encoded by the exons atGAAGTGGTACATAATATTTGCAGCATTAGCTGCTTTTGTTTTTACTACATatgcagaagaagaagaagaaactgcaagattattaatatctaaacaattacttaataaatatcttgtaGAAAATATGGATATTGTAATCAAa taTACAGTTTATAATATTGGAAGTGCAGCTGCTTTAGAAGTTGAAATCACAGATAATTCTTTTCATCCTGATCATTTTACTCATGTTAGTGGAGAATTAAATGCAAGAATTGATCGTGTTCCACCTTATACAAATGTTAGTCATACAGTTGTTGTGAGGCCACGTAAATTTGGATACTTTAATTTCACATCAGCAGAAGTTTTATATAGACGTAAAGAAGATGCTCCTAGTTTACAATTTGCTGCAAGTAGTGAACCTGGTGAAGCAGTAATTGTATCATTTAGAGATTAtgataaacaattttcttcacatgtg gttGATTGGGCTGCATTTGCAGTAATGACATTACCATCATTAGCTATTCCTTTTGCATTATGGTATTCTAGTAAgagtaaatatgaaaaattgcttaaaactacaaagaaacattaa